The following coding sequences lie in one Thermomicrobium sp. 4228-Ro genomic window:
- the apbC gene encoding iron-sulfur cluster carrier protein ApbC, giving the protein MSQLTYEQIIEALRPVQDPELRRSLVELGMIKDVAIDGSTVRVQVELTTPACPLRERIRGDVEQALRALPGVEQVEVAFSARVRAAGTGLPDRQPIPGVMNTIAVASGKGGVGKSTVAVNLAVALAQEGAKVGLLDADVYGPSIPLMLGADEQPGLADNKIIPGRAYGLAVMSVGYILDPEKALIWRGPLVSQLIRQFLSDVQWGELDYLVIDLPPGTGDVQLTLVQTIPLSGAIIVTTPQDVALADAIKGLQMFREVKTPVLGIVENMSYFVCPHCGHRVDIFGSGGGERVANTYGVPLLGQIPIDPAVREGGDTGRPIVVSHPGSPTALAFREAARQAAARLSVEAAKKPRKPTLLLRPNR; this is encoded by the coding sequence ATGAGCCAGTTAACTTACGAGCAGATCATCGAGGCGCTTCGCCCAGTACAGGATCCCGAGCTCCGTCGCAGCCTCGTCGAGCTCGGCATGATCAAGGACGTGGCGATCGATGGCTCGACGGTGCGCGTGCAAGTCGAGCTCACGACTCCAGCTTGTCCGCTCCGCGAGCGGATCCGGGGTGACGTAGAACAGGCGTTGCGGGCGTTGCCCGGAGTCGAGCAAGTCGAAGTCGCGTTCTCCGCGCGGGTCCGTGCTGCCGGAACTGGCCTTCCCGATCGACAACCGATCCCTGGTGTCATGAACACGATCGCTGTGGCGAGCGGTAAGGGTGGGGTCGGAAAGTCGACAGTTGCGGTCAACCTCGCCGTTGCCCTGGCCCAGGAAGGGGCGAAGGTTGGTCTCCTCGATGCGGATGTATACGGACCGAGCATCCCGTTGATGCTGGGGGCTGATGAGCAGCCTGGTCTGGCGGACAACAAGATCATTCCGGGTCGTGCCTACGGTCTCGCGGTGATGTCGGTGGGGTACATCCTCGATCCGGAGAAGGCGCTGATCTGGCGCGGGCCGCTGGTCTCGCAGCTGATCCGCCAGTTCCTCAGCGACGTGCAATGGGGTGAACTCGACTATCTCGTCATCGACCTTCCGCCCGGGACGGGGGACGTCCAGCTGACGCTGGTGCAAACGATTCCGCTTTCGGGCGCGATCATCGTCACGACACCGCAGGACGTCGCGCTGGCGGATGCGATCAAAGGGCTCCAGATGTTCCGCGAGGTCAAGACGCCCGTGCTGGGGATCGTCGAGAATATGAGTTACTTCGTCTGTCCGCACTGCGGTCACCGGGTCGACATCTTCGGTTCGGGAGGTGGCGAACGGGTGGCCAACACCTACGGTGTTCCGCTGCTGGGCCAGATCCCGATCGATCCGGCTGTACGCGAGGGAGGCGACACCGGTCGCCCAATCGTGGTGAGTCACCCGGGTTCGCCGACGGCGCTCGCCTTCCGGGAGGCCGCTCGTCAGGCGGCTGCTCGGCTGTCGGTCGAGGCAGCGAAGAAACCGCGGAAGCCCACACTTCTCCTCCGGCCGAATCGCTGA
- a CDS encoding NnrS family protein produces the protein MPIWRLFASAAVGSSIAAGFSIGTLLFAVRFLPGVRTPTFLPALHGHVQVFAFAVLMTIGVLYSFLPRLWGCPVPPAWRAWTAFALLFGGLLIVLVGVITAVRSLLAFGSVAEVTGAVFVVGEFASLLYRRGESRKGNDPALITALGSAALALPLAYSVSLLPTWQLSPAGVQASYVLAFYGVLVPVALAMSGRLFPLYFRTRLPARRSLALWIALEVVGLYVRLGGVAFAWNGGVRLGCALQATGILGAIVALRMLEPREKRAASARVLWRDPTAWLVHIAYLSLALCALALLRAVWPGWMPPQSLEWHLLGVGYVTCLIAGVGAHLLPGFARQRPRSQYASWVVLISLTGALVLRLWAVLARGSSVAVSGAAAGVLGLAAMVVFAWNAGLSSLRQLTK, from the coding sequence ATGCCGATATGGCGATTGTTCGCGAGTGCAGCGGTCGGATCGAGCATCGCTGCAGGGTTTTCGATCGGAACGCTCCTCTTCGCTGTCCGGTTCCTGCCTGGGGTACGAACCCCAACATTTTTGCCAGCGTTACATGGACACGTGCAAGTGTTTGCCTTCGCTGTGTTGATGACGATCGGGGTACTCTACTCGTTCCTGCCTCGCTTGTGGGGATGCCCGGTTCCACCAGCCTGGCGTGCTTGGACAGCGTTCGCGCTCTTGTTCGGCGGGCTCCTGATCGTCCTCGTGGGCGTTATCACTGCGGTGCGCTCGCTCCTGGCGTTCGGTTCGGTTGCGGAGGTGACAGGTGCTGTCTTCGTCGTAGGCGAGTTCGCGAGCCTGCTGTACCGGCGTGGAGAGTCGCGAAAAGGCAACGATCCGGCGCTCATCACTGCGCTCGGGTCCGCGGCCCTCGCGCTGCCGCTCGCCTACTCGGTTTCGCTGTTGCCAACCTGGCAGCTTTCGCCAGCCGGTGTGCAGGCCTCCTATGTACTGGCGTTCTACGGGGTGCTGGTTCCCGTAGCCCTCGCCATGTCTGGTCGGTTGTTTCCGCTCTACTTTCGCACGCGGCTTCCCGCCCGGCGAAGTCTTGCCCTTTGGATCGCGCTTGAGGTTGTGGGGCTCTATGTTCGGCTCGGCGGCGTCGCATTCGCATGGAACGGTGGCGTACGATTGGGTTGCGCGTTGCAGGCTACGGGTATTCTGGGAGCGATCGTGGCACTACGGATGCTCGAACCGCGCGAGAAGCGCGCCGCTTCAGCACGCGTCTTGTGGCGTGACCCGACTGCCTGGCTGGTGCACATCGCCTATCTAAGCCTCGCGTTGTGTGCACTGGCGCTCCTGCGAGCAGTCTGGCCAGGCTGGATGCCGCCCCAGTCGCTCGAGTGGCATCTCCTGGGTGTCGGCTACGTAACCTGCTTGATCGCTGGGGTCGGCGCACATCTCCTTCCGGGATTCGCCCGGCAGCGACCACGATCGCAGTACGCGAGTTGGGTCGTGCTGATATCGTTGACGGGAGCGCTCGTGCTGCGCCTTTGGGCCGTTCTCGCTCGTGGCAGCAGTGTTGCGGTGAGCGGTGCAGCAGCCGGGGTACTCGGTCTGGCAGCGATGGTGGTCTTCGCATGGAATGCGGGCTTGAGTAGCCTGCGTCAGCTGACGAAGTAG
- a CDS encoding bifunctional folylpolyglutamate synthase/dihydrofolate synthase — protein sequence MCEQSYLDPRYRWAVAYLRALIQAPPGPPPGTPPEVVRERAQQRLERLRAFLHFLGDPHRAYPVIHVTGTSGKGSTSAFIASILHAAGLRVGLHISPYLQVETEKLQIGGALIAPDRFADSVAELDEAVRAWTARGEQPLTYGEFWTALVFHAFRQEAVDFAVVEVGVGGRFDLTNVVLPEVAVITTVGLDHIRTLGPTIRDIAWHKAGIIKPGRPVVTGVNDPELLAIIVEEARKLGAPLRTVREGHDFTVRVERDSTLLIDSRIGARYRLGLSGRFQAQNAALAIAAIHALGWPQDRAGPAIADGLAATRFPGRFEIVQEQPMVILDGAHNPQKLGALLAALNDLPKPVRRIVVFGVLDGHDASEMAALLAEYADVVLTTAPEATLRTAADPLELARLFEQHGVTAVPIRRVEDALDIALRVAQPDDQILVTGSLYLVGQARERWYPSAEIVRQRTCWPEPRTDSGADARPICREQHATM from the coding sequence ATGTGCGAGCAGTCATACCTCGATCCGCGGTACCGCTGGGCAGTGGCCTACCTCCGCGCTCTCATTCAGGCTCCGCCCGGTCCCCCACCTGGAACGCCGCCTGAGGTCGTGCGGGAACGTGCTCAGCAGCGACTCGAGCGCTTGCGCGCGTTCCTGCATTTTCTCGGGGATCCGCATCGAGCCTACCCGGTGATTCACGTGACCGGAACGTCCGGGAAGGGCTCGACTAGCGCCTTCATCGCCAGTATCCTGCATGCGGCGGGCCTGCGGGTCGGCTTGCACATCTCTCCGTACCTCCAGGTCGAAACCGAGAAGCTCCAGATCGGTGGTGCGCTCATTGCGCCCGATCGCTTCGCGGACTCTGTCGCGGAACTCGATGAAGCCGTTCGTGCGTGGACCGCACGGGGCGAGCAACCCCTGACCTACGGCGAGTTCTGGACTGCGCTCGTCTTCCACGCGTTCCGTCAAGAAGCTGTCGACTTCGCTGTCGTCGAAGTCGGCGTCGGTGGGCGATTCGACCTGACAAACGTCGTGCTTCCGGAAGTCGCCGTCATCACGACCGTTGGACTCGACCATATCCGCACGCTCGGTCCGACGATTCGCGATATCGCCTGGCACAAGGCGGGCATCATCAAACCTGGTCGCCCGGTCGTCACCGGCGTCAACGATCCCGAACTCCTCGCGATCATCGTCGAAGAAGCGAGGAAGCTCGGTGCCCCGCTCCGAACCGTGCGGGAGGGCCACGATTTCACTGTACGCGTCGAAAGGGACTCGACGCTTCTGATCGACTCCCGTATCGGGGCCCGCTACCGCCTCGGGCTGAGCGGGCGATTTCAGGCGCAGAACGCGGCGCTCGCCATCGCCGCGATCCACGCCCTCGGCTGGCCACAAGACCGCGCCGGTCCGGCGATCGCAGACGGGCTCGCTGCCACGCGTTTCCCGGGTCGTTTCGAGATCGTGCAAGAGCAGCCAATGGTCATCCTCGACGGGGCGCACAACCCACAAAAGCTCGGTGCGCTGCTCGCTGCCCTAAACGATCTTCCAAAACCAGTCCGTCGCATCGTCGTCTTCGGTGTCCTGGATGGCCACGATGCTAGCGAAATGGCAGCCCTGCTCGCCGAGTACGCAGATGTGGTGCTGACGACGGCTCCCGAAGCGACGCTCCGGACGGCTGCTGATCCGCTCGAGCTCGCGCGGCTGTTCGAGCAACACGGCGTTACCGCTGTACCCATCCGGCGCGTCGAGGATGCCCTCGACATTGCCCTTCGCGTGGCTCAACCGGACGATCAGATACTCGTCACCGGTTCGCTGTATCTGGTCGGTCAAGCGCGCGAGCGATGGTACCCGAGCGCCGAGATCGTTCGGCAACGAACGTGCTGGCCGGAGCCGAGAACCGACTCAGGGGCGGACGCACGGCCGATTTGCCGCGAGCAGCACGCTACGATGTAG
- a CDS encoding ABC transporter ATP-binding protein, with product MGGFGQLERPIDVELVDVTKVFDNGVVAVDRVSLQIYQGEFFSLLGPSGCGKTTTLRMIAGFEHPTAGEVRIEGRPMGHTPPFRRNVNTVFQNYALFPHMTVFENVAFGLLMKRVPRDEIARRVREALQLVRLSGFEERYPRQLSGGQQQRVALARALVNRPRVLLLDEPLGALDLKLRKEMQLELKHLQMTVGITFIYVTHDQEEALTMSDRIAVMNAGRVLQVGTPVEIYERPTSRFVADFIGESNFLPGRIVDADRDVATVLVAGHQPVRIRLDSPLPTGEQVTVAVRPEKIRIVPVEAPEANGFLSGRVEEVIYIGTDTFYVVRIDEQTALRVRSQNDRNRLDGGQLIPVGARVTLSWAEDAARVLVD from the coding sequence ATGGGAGGGTTCGGACAATTGGAGCGCCCCATCGACGTCGAGTTGGTCGACGTGACGAAAGTGTTCGACAACGGCGTGGTCGCAGTCGATCGGGTTTCGCTCCAGATCTACCAGGGAGAGTTTTTTTCGCTCCTCGGTCCGTCTGGCTGCGGTAAGACGACCACGCTGCGCATGATCGCTGGATTCGAGCATCCGACCGCGGGGGAAGTCCGCATCGAAGGCCGCCCCATGGGCCACACCCCGCCGTTCCGTCGCAACGTGAACACCGTGTTCCAGAACTACGCGCTCTTTCCGCATATGACGGTGTTCGAGAACGTGGCTTTCGGCTTGCTCATGAAGCGTGTTCCACGCGACGAGATCGCCCGGCGGGTGCGCGAGGCGCTGCAACTCGTTCGGTTGAGCGGGTTCGAGGAACGGTATCCGCGCCAGCTTTCTGGTGGGCAACAGCAACGGGTCGCATTGGCCCGCGCTCTCGTCAACCGTCCCCGGGTTCTCCTGCTGGACGAGCCTCTCGGTGCCCTCGACCTCAAGCTCCGTAAGGAGATGCAGCTCGAACTCAAGCATTTGCAGATGACGGTCGGCATCACGTTCATTTACGTGACGCACGACCAGGAAGAAGCGCTGACGATGTCGGACCGGATCGCGGTCATGAACGCCGGTCGCGTCCTGCAGGTCGGCACACCGGTCGAGATTTACGAACGCCCCACTTCGCGGTTCGTCGCCGACTTCATCGGCGAGTCAAACTTCCTCCCCGGTCGGATCGTCGATGCCGACCGCGATGTGGCAACCGTTCTCGTCGCCGGCCATCAGCCAGTCCGGATCCGCCTGGACTCGCCACTACCGACCGGAGAACAAGTGACGGTTGCGGTTCGACCAGAAAAGATCCGGATCGTACCAGTCGAGGCGCCGGAGGCGAACGGCTTCTTGAGCGGTCGTGTGGAGGAAGTCATCTACATCGGCACCGACACCTTCTATGTCGTGCGGATCGACGAGCAAACAGCGCTCCGCGTCCGTAGCCAAAACGACCGGAACCGGCTCGACGGTGGGCAACTCATACCGGTCGGCGCACGGGTGACGCTCAGCTGGGCCGAGGATGCAGCGCGCGTGCTCGTTGATTGA
- a CDS encoding ABC transporter permease produces the protein MAIVEQIQAGERTASWRERLGDAIRQREGLRALLLAGPGGLWLLLFFLLPTAIVFAYSFARRGPYGTVAWTFTLENYVRFFDWLYIRVFLVSVWLALLTTLICLLIGYPFAFVIARSPRRWRNALLVLVLIPFWTNFLVRTYAIMLLLRSDGLINNLLQRLGLIDQPLTMLFTPFAVVLGLVYGYLPFMILPIYASIEKFDFTLIEAAQDLGANAWHAFWRVLLPLTLPGVLAGSILVFIPSVGAFVTPDLLGGGKVVMIANLINQQFLTVRHWPFGSAVSFVLMAIVLAATMLYFRIGETRRI, from the coding sequence ATGGCGATCGTCGAGCAGATCCAAGCGGGGGAACGGACGGCAAGCTGGCGAGAGCGCCTTGGGGATGCGATCCGGCAACGCGAGGGACTGCGCGCCCTGCTACTCGCTGGCCCCGGCGGCTTGTGGTTACTCCTCTTCTTTTTGCTTCCGACCGCTATCGTCTTCGCCTATAGCTTCGCGCGTCGTGGTCCGTACGGGACGGTCGCCTGGACGTTCACGCTCGAGAACTATGTCCGATTCTTCGACTGGCTCTACATCCGTGTCTTTCTCGTCTCCGTCTGGCTCGCTCTTCTGACCACGCTGATCTGTCTCCTCATCGGTTATCCCTTCGCGTTCGTGATCGCGCGCAGTCCGCGCCGCTGGCGCAATGCACTCCTCGTCCTCGTCTTGATTCCCTTCTGGACGAACTTCCTGGTGCGGACGTACGCGATCATGTTGCTCCTGCGCTCGGACGGACTCATCAACAATCTGCTGCAGAGGCTCGGTCTCATCGATCAACCGTTGACGATGCTCTTTACCCCCTTTGCGGTCGTGCTCGGCCTGGTTTACGGATATCTCCCGTTCATGATTCTCCCTATCTACGCCTCGATCGAAAAGTTCGATTTCACGCTCATCGAGGCCGCGCAAGATTTGGGTGCGAATGCCTGGCACGCCTTCTGGCGGGTCTTGCTTCCGCTGACATTGCCCGGCGTCCTCGCTGGGTCGATCCTGGTCTTCATCCCGTCGGTGGGTGCCTTCGTCACGCCTGACCTATTGGGCGGCGGGAAAGTCGTGATGATCGCCAACCTGATCAACCAACAGTTCCTCACTGTCCGCCACTGGCCCTTCGGTTCGGCCGTGTCGTTCGTGCTGATGGCCATCGTTCTCGCTGCGACCATGCTGTACTTCCGGATCGGGGAGACTCGGCGCATATGA
- a CDS encoding ABC transporter permease — protein MTVGQTTAPRPAIRPTRRRLSAGWAALWLNVLVTFVFLYAPIVVMSVFSFNASRQMQVWMGFTLDWYVRMFHDERVRVAAENSLIIALVSTLVSTVIGTLTALALERTRFRVKSLYEGAMYLPIIVPEIVMAIALLVFFNLTFQWLGQLFGLRLNFGLGTITIAHIAFSFPFVAVVVRARLADFDRTLEQAAQDLGANDWQTFRYVTLPLLMPGIIAGALLAFTLSIDDFVITFFNAGVGSTTLPLEIYGRVRRGITPDVNALSTVLLLASMLLVLGSLALQRRRST, from the coding sequence ATGACGGTTGGCCAAACGACAGCGCCACGACCGGCAATACGACCGACCCGGCGACGGTTATCGGCCGGTTGGGCAGCGCTCTGGCTCAACGTTCTGGTGACGTTCGTCTTTCTCTACGCACCGATCGTGGTGATGTCGGTCTTCAGTTTCAACGCGTCGCGGCAGATGCAGGTCTGGATGGGATTCACGCTCGACTGGTACGTCCGCATGTTTCATGACGAGCGGGTTCGCGTGGCAGCCGAGAACTCACTCATCATCGCTTTGGTCTCTACGCTCGTCTCGACAGTGATCGGTACGCTTACTGCATTGGCGCTCGAACGTACCCGCTTCCGTGTCAAAAGCCTCTATGAGGGTGCGATGTACTTGCCGATCATCGTGCCGGAGATCGTGATGGCTATTGCTCTCCTCGTCTTTTTCAATCTCACCTTTCAATGGCTAGGCCAGCTGTTCGGCCTGCGCTTGAACTTCGGCCTCGGCACGATCACCATTGCGCACATCGCATTCTCGTTCCCCTTCGTCGCCGTCGTCGTGCGTGCCCGACTCGCCGACTTCGACCGCACGCTCGAGCAGGCTGCCCAGGATCTGGGTGCGAACGATTGGCAGACGTTCCGCTACGTCACGCTTCCTTTGCTCATGCCCGGCATTATCGCCGGTGCGCTCCTCGCCTTTACGCTCTCGATCGACGACTTCGTCATTACGTTCTTCAACGCTGGTGTCGGTTCGACGACGTTGCCGCTGGAGATTTATGGACGCGTCCGTCGCGGCATCACACCAGACGTCAACGCGCTGTCGACAGTACTCTTGCTTGCCTCCATGCTTCTGGTCTTGGGTTCGCTCGCGCTGCAACGCCGACGGTCGACATGA
- a CDS encoding polyamine ABC transporter substrate-binding protein, protein MQRDRLIRRWLTDWQRGRLSRRELLRRLALLGLSSFAIANLLAACGQAESTPTPASGATTPSESTGTPASGTAGIPDYIDPSKLEKELNFYNWSEYIDPDILTEFEQTYGVKVTMDTYASNEDLLAKLQGGATGYDVIVPSDYMVSIMINLGMLEPLDYSIIKTIENIDPENLHAYYDPQNTYSVPYMWGTSGYSYDTATLGDDLASWKEVFEPRPEVRGKVVMLDDQREVIGAALMYLGYEINETSDEALARAKELLLAQKPYVLAYSSQNNDDLLVAGEALISHIWTGDALMSQQEKPSLRYVIPIEGCTVWQDNLCVPKTAPHKYAAMAFIDFLNRADVAGRNANYIMYGSPNKAAREQGYIDEEVLKNPGVYPPPEVWKRLQWIKDVGEEGALKFDRLWTEIKTG, encoded by the coding sequence ATGCAACGCGACCGATTGATCCGACGGTGGCTCACCGACTGGCAGCGTGGCCGTCTGTCGCGACGTGAGCTCCTGCGCCGACTCGCACTGCTCGGCCTCAGTTCCTTCGCGATCGCGAACCTGCTCGCCGCCTGTGGTCAGGCAGAATCGACCCCCACACCGGCGAGTGGTGCGACGACACCGAGCGAGAGCACCGGTACGCCAGCCTCCGGCACTGCCGGCATTCCCGACTACATCGATCCGAGCAAGCTCGAAAAAGAGCTCAACTTCTACAACTGGTCGGAGTATATCGACCCTGACATTCTCACCGAATTCGAGCAGACGTATGGCGTGAAGGTGACGATGGATACCTACGCCTCGAACGAGGATCTCCTCGCCAAGCTGCAAGGAGGGGCGACCGGCTACGATGTCATCGTTCCCTCCGACTACATGGTCAGCATCATGATCAACCTCGGGATGCTCGAACCGCTCGACTACTCCATCATCAAGACGATCGAGAACATCGACCCCGAAAACCTCCACGCGTATTACGACCCTCAAAACACGTACAGCGTCCCGTACATGTGGGGGACGTCCGGTTACAGCTACGATACCGCTACCCTCGGCGACGACCTCGCGAGCTGGAAGGAAGTGTTCGAGCCACGCCCTGAGGTGAGGGGTAAAGTCGTGATGCTCGACGACCAGCGTGAGGTGATCGGCGCTGCACTGATGTACCTGGGGTACGAGATCAACGAGACGAGTGACGAGGCCTTAGCGCGGGCGAAAGAACTGTTGCTCGCCCAGAAGCCCTATGTCCTGGCCTATTCGAGCCAGAACAACGACGACTTGCTGGTTGCTGGAGAGGCACTCATCTCGCATATCTGGACCGGTGACGCGCTGATGAGCCAGCAGGAAAAGCCCAGCCTCCGCTACGTCATTCCCATCGAAGGCTGCACTGTCTGGCAGGACAACCTGTGCGTTCCCAAGACAGCACCGCATAAGTACGCAGCCATGGCGTTCATCGATTTCCTCAACCGAGCTGACGTTGCGGGACGGAATGCCAACTACATCATGTACGGCTCTCCGAACAAGGCAGCGCGCGAACAGGGGTATATCGACGAAGAAGTGCTCAAGAATCCCGGCGTCTACCCACCACCAGAGGTCTGGAAGCGCCTCCAATGGATCAAAGACGTGGGAGAAGAAGGCGCTCTGAAGTTCGACCGTCTCTGGACGGAAATCAAGACCGGTTGA
- a CDS encoding HD domain-containing protein, which yields MTVERRLPTREEAWELVRQYTTQPHLLRHMRAVEAAMRAYARRFGEDEELWGLVGLLHDFDYERYPTISSEGHPVVGSRILRERGYPEEVIRAILAHASDVTGVEPESLLEKTLVAVDELTGFLVAVALVRPTRSILDVEVSSVKKKWKAKEFAAAVNRQEIEKAAAELGVPLDEHIRIVLEAMKEIAEELGLERKPVEAG from the coding sequence GTGACGGTCGAGCGGCGTTTGCCGACACGCGAGGAGGCCTGGGAACTCGTGCGGCAGTACACGACGCAGCCGCATCTGCTGCGCCACATGCGCGCCGTCGAAGCGGCGATGCGGGCGTATGCGCGCCGCTTCGGAGAGGACGAGGAACTGTGGGGGCTCGTCGGGCTCTTGCATGATTTCGATTACGAGCGGTATCCGACGATCAGTTCCGAGGGACACCCGGTCGTGGGATCGCGCATCCTGCGGGAACGCGGGTATCCCGAGGAGGTGATCCGCGCGATCCTCGCGCACGCGAGCGACGTGACGGGCGTGGAGCCTGAGTCACTCCTGGAGAAGACCCTCGTCGCGGTCGATGAGCTGACCGGCTTCCTTGTGGCTGTAGCGCTCGTGCGTCCGACGAGGAGCATTCTCGACGTCGAGGTTTCGAGCGTCAAGAAGAAGTGGAAGGCCAAGGAGTTCGCCGCAGCGGTCAACCGGCAGGAGATCGAAAAGGCAGCCGCGGAACTCGGCGTGCCGCTCGACGAGCATATCCGTATCGTCCTCGAGGCGATGAAGGAGATCGCAGAGGAACTCGGGCTGGAACGGAAGCCGGTCGAAGCTGGATAG
- a CDS encoding class I SAM-dependent methyltransferase has product MAHDELLTLARHYDTLAQHYDRMLDRFERRLLGDWRARAAHQAYGWTLEIAIGTGRTIPLYAERATVIGLELSSGMLAHAKRRLATARVPVFLIRGDAQRLPIRNDSIDVVISILSLCTIPDDRRALAEAYRVLRPGGKLLLVEHVRSPNGLVRAVQHLLDPLSVRFAHDHLLRDPLDHLQEIGFRVLDVERRALGIVERVLAEKPAT; this is encoded by the coding sequence ATGGCGCACGACGAGTTACTCACTCTCGCTCGGCATTATGACACACTCGCGCAGCACTACGACCGGATGCTCGATCGCTTCGAGCGCCGGCTCCTCGGCGATTGGCGCGCGCGAGCGGCTCACCAGGCCTACGGCTGGACTTTGGAAATCGCGATCGGTACGGGACGAACCATCCCACTCTACGCTGAACGAGCGACCGTGATCGGACTCGAGCTCAGCTCCGGCATGCTCGCGCACGCGAAGCGACGCCTCGCCACCGCCCGTGTGCCTGTCTTTCTGATCCGGGGCGATGCCCAACGTCTCCCGATCCGGAACGACAGCATCGATGTGGTCATCTCGATCCTCAGTCTTTGCACCATCCCCGACGATCGGCGAGCGCTGGCCGAAGCGTACCGCGTCCTGCGCCCCGGCGGGAAACTCCTCCTGGTCGAGCACGTGCGGAGTCCCAATGGTCTGGTCCGGGCAGTGCAGCACCTGCTCGATCCGCTGAGCGTTCGCTTCGCACACGACCACCTGCTTCGCGACCCGCTCGATCACCTCCAGGAGATCGGCTTTCGCGTACTCGACGTCGAGCGCCGTGCCCTGGGCATCGTCGAACGCGTGCTCGCCGAAAAGCCAGCGACCTGA
- a CDS encoding sulfurtransferase: protein MGMLHREAMLVSTDWLAEHLDDDTVRVLDCRYYFDGRDGYAEYRAGHIPGARYFDWTRVTVDPDDPIAYRLASPEYIAAQLGELGIGDAHTIVGYDDEGGHFVARLWLALARYGRADRLRILDGGWTRWGLEGRPVSTEEPTWPAAHFTLPGMQPDPQLVVEAETVLRAIAERSAVVLDVRRLSEFTGEEVRARRGGHIPGAQHWFWQQSLDWDSDRRFVPREQVVESLRAVGVDPDTPVITYCHGGVRAAHAALALRLAGFRDVRVYVGSWAEWGNRDDLPIALGTP from the coding sequence ATGGGGATGCTCCACCGTGAGGCGATGCTCGTCAGTACGGACTGGCTCGCCGAACATCTGGACGATGACACCGTTCGTGTCCTCGACTGCCGCTATTACTTCGATGGGCGGGACGGGTACGCCGAGTATCGCGCAGGCCATATTCCGGGCGCTCGTTATTTCGATTGGACCCGCGTGACGGTCGATCCGGACGATCCGATCGCCTACCGGCTGGCGTCCCCGGAGTACATCGCTGCGCAACTCGGCGAACTCGGTATCGGAGACGCGCATACGATCGTCGGCTATGACGACGAGGGTGGGCACTTCGTGGCCCGGCTGTGGTTGGCTCTGGCTCGCTACGGCCGGGCGGACCGCCTTCGGATCCTCGACGGCGGTTGGACGCGCTGGGGGCTGGAAGGACGGCCGGTCAGTACCGAGGAGCCGACGTGGCCAGCTGCTCACTTCACTCTTCCTGGCATGCAGCCGGATCCACAACTCGTCGTCGAGGCCGAGACAGTGCTCCGCGCGATCGCCGAACGGTCAGCGGTCGTGCTCGATGTCCGTCGGCTCAGCGAGTTCACCGGTGAGGAGGTACGGGCACGCCGGGGTGGGCACATCCCGGGCGCACAGCACTGGTTCTGGCAGCAGAGCCTCGATTGGGACAGCGACCGGCGGTTCGTGCCTCGGGAGCAGGTTGTGGAGAGTCTGCGGGCGGTCGGTGTCGACCCGGACACGCCCGTCATCACGTACTGCCACGGTGGTGTCCGTGCTGCTCATGCGGCCCTCGCATTGCGACTGGCTGGCTTCCGGGACGTGCGTGTGTACGTAGGCAGCTGGGCCGAGTGGGGAAATCGAGACGACCTCCCGATCGCGCTCGGTACCCCCTAG
- a CDS encoding helix-turn-helix domain-containing protein, which translates to MSDRLREAIARFLADLRAQRQWTLRELAERSGLSIAYVSELEHGRKLPTLEALAQLAQAYQVSLADFLRSLAARLDGQSSAAHGCSACADLDDEERAELERYRAYLRWKRAHSDGISERG; encoded by the coding sequence GTGAGTGACCGACTTCGTGAAGCGATCGCCCGGTTCCTGGCTGATCTTCGGGCGCAGCGACAGTGGACGCTCCGCGAGCTGGCCGAACGGAGCGGGCTTTCGATCGCGTACGTCAGCGAACTGGAACACGGTCGCAAGTTGCCGACGCTGGAAGCGCTCGCCCAGCTGGCCCAGGCCTACCAAGTCTCGCTCGCCGACTTCCTCCGCTCGCTGGCTGCACGACTGGACGGTCAGTCGTCGGCTGCACATGGATGCAGCGCGTGCGCTGATCTCGATGACGAGGAACGCGCCGAGCTGGAGCGGTACCGTGCGTACTTGCGCTGGAAGCGAGCACACAGTGATGGGATAAGCGAGAGAGGGTGA